A genomic segment from Triticum dicoccoides isolate Atlit2015 ecotype Zavitan chromosome 1A, WEW_v2.0, whole genome shotgun sequence encodes:
- the LOC119285406 gene encoding trifunctional UDP-glucose 4,6-dehydratase/UDP-4-keto-6-deoxy-D-glucose 3,5-epimerase/UDP-4-keto-L-rhamnose-reductase RHM1-like, with product MATYEPKNILITGAAGFIASHVANRLVRNYPRYNIVILDRVDYCSSLRNLDPSRGSPNFKFVRGDIASADLVNHLLVTESIDTVMHFAAQTHVDNSFSCSFEFTKNNVYGTHILLEACKQVKIRRFIHVSTDEVYGETDVNAVVGNHEESRLLPTNPYSATKAGAEMLVMAYARSYNLPVITTRGNNVYGPNQFPEKLIPKFALLAMRGLPLPVYGNGSNARSYLYCEDVAEAFDVVLHRGEVGHVYNIAAAKERGVVDVARDICEILGVDPEKAIKFVEDRPFNDQRYFVDGEKMRRLGWLERTTWEEGLRKTVEWYASNADYWGDVGVVLRGQHRNWTYAASSPQADEAVEDPKLKSARSKCRAML from the coding sequence ATGGCAACCTATGAGCCCAAGAACATCCTCATAACCGGTGCCGCAGGTTTCATCGCGTCCCACGTGGCAAACCGTCTGGTCAGGAATTACCCGCGCTACAACATCGTCATTCTCGACAGGGTCGACTATTGCTCCAGCCTTAGAAACCTCGACCCTTCTCGTGGATCCCCGAATTTCAAGTTTGTCAGGGGCGACATCGCCAGTGCCGACTTGGTGAACCACCTCCTGGTCACCGAGTCGATCGATACCGTCATGCACTTTGCTGCCCAGACTCACGTCGACAACTCCTTCAGCTGTTCCTTTGAGTTCACCAAAAACAATGTGTACGGTACCCACATCCTCCTCGAGGCATGCAAGCAGGTTAAGATCAGAAGGTTCATTCATGTCAGCACCGATGAAGTCTACGGAGAAACTGATGTCAATGCTGTTGTTGGTAACCATGAGGAATCTCGGCTGCTTCCGACGAACCCGTATTCGGCTACGAAAGCCGGGGCAGAGATGCTGGTGATGGCCTACGCAAGGTCCTATAATCTTCCGGTGATCACCACACGAGGTAACAATGTGTATGGGCCAAACCAGTTCCCCGAGAAGCTCATCCCCAAATTTGCTCTCCTGGCAATGAGAGGCCTGCCACTCCCGGTTTATGGGAATGGCTCGAATGCCAGGAGCTACTTGTACTGTGAGGATGTCGCAGAAGCCTTTGATGTTGTTCTTCACAGAGGAGAGGTTGGGCATGTGTATAACATCGCCGCGGCTAAGGAGAGGGGAGTGGTGGATGTGGCCAGGGACATATGTGAGATTCTTGGGGTGGACCCTGAGAAGGCCATCAAGTTCGTGGAGGACAGGCCGTTCAATGACCAAAGGTACTTTGTGGACGGTGAGAAGATGAGGAGGCTGGGGTGGTTGGAGCGCACAACGTGGGAGGAGGGACTGAGGAAGACGGTGGAGTGGTACGCCAGCAATGCTGATTACTGGGGAGATGTTGGCGTTGTCTTGCGAGGGCAGCATCGTAACTGGACATATGCTGCCTCATCACCGCAAGCTGATGAAGCAGTTGAGGATCCTAAGTTGAAAAGCGCAAGATCGAAGTGCAGGGCAATGTTATAA